ATACCCCCCGGTATAGCGGGCGACGCGGTCGGCGGTTTCTCCTTCGTCGGTCCCGGCAACGCCCGGAGTCGAATCCGCGACTAAGACTCGCTTTTTGCGGGCGACGACCGCCGTGGGCTCCATCGCGGCCGGACGCTCGGTCTGTTCTTCCCCTCCCGAAAGGTAGCCGAGGCTCGCAACGCGCTCGCGCGAAACGCTTTCGAGCTCACGAGGCACGGCAACGCGGGCTTCCGGCTTGGTCTCGGGCTCGCGCGGCTTCTCCCCGGCCTCTTTTTTCACGGGCATGGGAATCTCAGCGACGCGCACGTCTTCCTCGTGCTCCAAGGACGGGCGCAGCACCCAGAAGGCGACGGCCAGCACCAGCACGAGCACCAGGGTGCCCGCGAGGGCCTGCGGCATGCGCAGCCCCAGCGGGGTGGGAGAACGCATCAGGTGCCAGCCCCAGCGGTCCGAGCCGGCGCGACCCAGCCTCTTCTCGAGGCGGAGGCGGAATGTCTCGCCCGGAGTGCCCTCCTCCCCGCGCCGCGCGGCTTCTTTCGCCTCGTCGCGGAGAATTTCCGCGAGCGGCGCCTCAAGAGGCGTGAAGGCGTCCGCGCACGCCTTGCACGATGCGAGGTGCGCTTCGAGGCGCTCGCGCTGCGCTGCGGTCAGGTCTTCCCGCTCGCGCGAGCGCAGCATCCACTTCAACCGCCGGCAGTCAAGACTCATGTTTCTTCTTCCCTTTCGGTCCTTCCCGGTCAAGGTGCTCTCGGACGCGGGCGCGCGCCTTGAAGAGGTGCACGCGAACGGTCGGCGGCGCTACGCCCAGCATCTCCGCCACTTCCTCCGTCGGGCGCCCCTCGACGTCCCGGAGCCAGAGCACGGAGCGCATCCGCCCGTCCAGCTCGCGGACGGCCCGCCAGAGCGCCTCGCGCAGCTCCCGGCGGGCCAGGGACTCGTCGGCCGCCTCCGTCCCGGCGGGACGAAGCGCCGCCGCGTCCGGGTGCTCCGCTGCGAGACCGCGCGCCCTCTTGGCGCGCCGGATGCGGTCTATCGAGAGGTGCGTTGCGATGGAGAGAATCCATGGCAGGAAGGGTCTCTTCCGATCAAACCGCTTGAGGGCCTCGAACGCTTTCACGAACGCCTCCTGCGTCACGTCTTCGGCCTCCTCGGCGTTCCGGAGCATGCCGTAGACTACCCGGAAAACCCGCCCGCGGTGGTGCTCGGCGAGGCGGCCGAACGCCTCGGTGTCGCCGTCAAGACACTTGGTTATCCACTTGTGCTCCAAGGCCGCTTCACTCGCAGAGGCCACCCCGTCATCCTACTGTATACGCCCGAAGGGGGCAAACGTTTAGGGAAGGGCCGGAAAGAGAGGTCGCCGCTGGGGGGGCTAATCGTAGCGCAGGACGGTGTGGAAGGGCACGTCGGGGATGCGCTCGCGGCCCTGCAGGAACGCGAGCTCGATGAGAAACGTCGCGCCCGCGATCTCGGCCCCCAGGCGCCGCAGGAGCGCCACGGAAGCGGCGGCCGTCCCGCCGGTCGCAAGAAGGTCGTCCACCAGGAGCACGCGCTCCCCCTGCTCCACGGCGTCCTCGTGCACCTCGACCGCGTCGGTGCCGTATTCGAGGGCGTAGGACTCGGAAAGGGTCTTGTAGGGAAGCTTTCCCTTCTTGCGAACGGGCACGAAGCCCGCGCCGAACGCCTGGGCCAGCGCGGTGCCGAAAATGAAGCCGCGCGACTCGATGCCGGCCACCTTGGAAACACCCTTGTCCCGGAACGGCCCGGCCATCAGGCGCACGGCGTGGAGAAAGGCCTCGGGCGACTGAAGGAGCGGCGTGATGTCCTTGAAGACGATTCCCTTCTTGGGAAAATCGGGCACGTCGCGGATGAACGAGGAGAGATTCATTTGTCTGCGCGTTTTACCGCCGAGACACCGCCTCAGCCGGAGGGGTGGTAAAACCGTATCTCGAAATTCGAAAGACTCTCATCGGGCTTGGCCTCCTTGACCTCCACCTTTTCGACGCGGGCGCCGGGGGGACCTTCGTACAGGAAGCGCTCGAACGCCGCGAGTTTTTCATCGTCGCCCTGCGCCAGGATGGCGACGCGGCCGTCGGGCAGGTTCATGACCCAGCCCGTGAGATCCAGTCGGCGCCCCTCGCGCTGGGTGTGAGCGCGAAAGCATACTCCCTGCACCAGCCCGGAGATGACGTAGCGTTTCGACGGCATGCGAACGTGTTCCTTTGACGCAACAGGCTAAACTGGAATAGAATGC
The DNA window shown above is from Acidobacteriota bacterium and carries:
- a CDS encoding adenine phosphoribosyltransferase, with protein sequence MNLSSFIRDVPDFPKKGIVFKDITPLLQSPEAFLHAVRLMAGPFRDKGVSKVAGIESRGFIFGTALAQAFGAGFVPVRKKGKLPYKTLSESYALEYGTDAVEVHEDAVEQGERVLLVDDLLATGGTAAASVALLRRLGAEIAGATFLIELAFLQGRERIPDVPFHTVLRYD
- a CDS encoding sigma-70 family RNA polymerase sigma factor, whose translation is MASASEAALEHKWITKCLDGDTEAFGRLAEHHRGRVFRVVYGMLRNAEEAEDVTQEAFVKAFEALKRFDRKRPFLPWILSIATHLSIDRIRRAKRARGLAAEHPDAAALRPAGTEAADESLARRELREALWRAVRELDGRMRSVLWLRDVEGRPTEEVAEMLGVAPPTVRVHLFKARARVREHLDREGPKGKKKHES
- a CDS encoding acylphosphatase — translated: MPSKRYVISGLVQGVCFRAHTQREGRRLDLTGWVMNLPDGRVAILAQGDDEKLAAFERFLYEGPPGARVEKVEVKEAKPDESLSNFEIRFYHPSG